The proteins below are encoded in one region of Litorilinea aerophila:
- a CDS encoding QcrA and Rieske domain-containing protein — translation MAEKISELTGEEREKRIAELKKKMQEAAKRAKAAHAAGELPAAPKARAAEAAEAAPARPQAQESQAPKAVEAPVKEAEKAAAPARAPRQRPAESAGVSGNGTAAPKARPAAAPKAAPKATPEAADGLPSPAEMNRREFLTYAWGAALGLLALEGGVVSFFYLYPRFRAGEFGGKFFIGPENTLPSPDEAPRPFTDGKFWLVTTEEGQPKALYMVCTHLGCLYKWVESNWRFECPCHGSKFTHDGFYIEGPAPRSLDYFEISVENGEVVVDTGSKILGSPSSESPARAQVA, via the coding sequence ATGGCGGAAAAAATTTCGGAGTTGACCGGCGAAGAGCGAGAAAAGCGCATCGCAGAGTTGAAGAAAAAGATGCAGGAGGCGGCCAAGCGGGCCAAGGCTGCCCACGCCGCGGGCGAGCTGCCGGCCGCGCCCAAGGCTCGGGCGGCGGAGGCTGCCGAAGCGGCGCCGGCCCGGCCCCAGGCCCAGGAGAGCCAGGCTCCAAAGGCGGTAGAGGCGCCGGTCAAGGAGGCTGAGAAGGCAGCAGCCCCGGCCCGCGCGCCACGCCAGCGCCCGGCGGAAAGCGCCGGGGTCTCGGGTAATGGGACGGCCGCGCCCAAGGCTCGTCCGGCGGCTGCACCCAAGGCAGCGCCCAAAGCGACGCCGGAAGCTGCCGATGGCCTGCCTTCGCCGGCCGAGATGAACCGCCGGGAGTTCCTCACCTATGCCTGGGGAGCTGCCCTGGGGCTGCTGGCCCTGGAGGGTGGCGTGGTCAGCTTTTTCTACCTCTACCCCCGCTTCCGCGCTGGCGAGTTCGGCGGTAAATTCTTCATCGGTCCGGAAAACACCCTGCCCAGCCCGGACGAAGCCCCCCGCCCCTTCACCGACGGTAAGTTCTGGCTGGTCACCACCGAAGAGGGCCAGCCCAAGGCGCTGTACATGGTCTGCACTCACCTGGGCTGCCTTTACAAGTGGGTGGAATCCAACTGGCGCTTCGAATGCCCGTGTCACGGCTCCAAATTCACCCACGATGGTTTTTACATCGAAGGGCCGGCGCCCCGCTCCCTGGACTATTTCGAGATTTCCGTGGAAAACGGGGAAGTGGTGGTGGATACCGGCAGCAAGATCCTCGGTTCCCCGAGCAGCGAATCGCCAGCCCGGGCCCAGGTTGCCTGA